A DNA window from Aureibaculum sp. 2308TA14-22 contains the following coding sequences:
- a CDS encoding bactofilin family protein yields the protein MFSEKKTNPGQVLERNIIGKNSSFVGDIKSDGDFRIDGNVKGTIKTSGRVVIGKEGLVDGTIDCSNADIEGKFSGNLNVDELLSLKATATINGEVVLGKLSVEPGANFNASCNMKGNIKALRNEQQQRNQQQQQRNQEQQRKAEKTA from the coding sequence ATGTTTTCTGAAAAAAAGACAAACCCAGGACAAGTATTAGAACGGAATATTATTGGTAAAAACTCCTCGTTTGTAGGTGATATTAAATCTGATGGTGATTTTAGAATTGATGGTAACGTTAAAGGCACTATTAAAACCTCAGGCAGGGTTGTTATTGGTAAAGAAGGTTTAGTTGATGGTACAATAGATTGTAGTAATGCCGATATTGAAGGTAAATTCTCTGGCAATTTAAATGTTGACGAATTATTATCTTTAAAAGCAACGGCCACTATTAATGGTGAAGTTGTGCTAGGAAAACTTTCTGTTGAGCCCGGTGCTAATTTTAATGCTTCTTGTAACATGAAAGGCAATATAAAAGCACTTAGAAATGAGCAGCAACAACGAAACCAACAACAGCAACAACGAAATCAAGAACAACAACGAAAAGCCGAAAAAACAGCTTAA
- the atpG gene encoding ATP synthase F1 subunit gamma produces MANLKEIRNRITSIGSTMQITSAMKMVSAAKLKKAQDAITAMRPYSNKLTELLQSLSATLEGDVGSVYAQNREVNNVLLVVITSNRGLCGAFNSSVIKKALDIIHTTYTNQKVDIVTIGKKANDLLSKKHNVIANNSELYDELTFENTAKIAESLMEQYADGSYDRIEIVYNRFKNAATQITTNEQFLPIVAETSDNNVNLDYIFEPSKIEIIEGLIPKSLKTQLYKAVRDSFASEHGARMTAMHKATDNATELRDDLLLTYNKARQAAITNEILEIVGGAEALNN; encoded by the coding sequence ATGGCAAATTTAAAAGAAATACGAAACAGAATTACATCTATTGGTTCAACCATGCAGATTACCAGTGCCATGAAAATGGTATCTGCCGCTAAGTTGAAAAAAGCACAAGATGCAATTACTGCTATGCGTCCTTATTCTAATAAATTGACGGAACTATTGCAAAGCTTGAGTGCTACTTTAGAGGGTGATGTGGGAAGCGTTTATGCTCAAAATAGAGAGGTAAACAATGTTCTTTTGGTTGTGATAACTTCCAACAGAGGGCTTTGTGGTGCGTTCAATTCTTCAGTTATTAAAAAAGCCTTGGATATTATACATACCACCTATACCAATCAAAAAGTAGATATCGTAACTATCGGCAAAAAAGCAAACGATTTACTATCAAAAAAGCATAATGTAATTGCTAATAATAGTGAGTTGTATGACGAATTAACTTTTGAAAATACGGCAAAAATTGCTGAATCTTTAATGGAACAATATGCCGACGGTTCTTATGATAGAATTGAAATTGTATATAATCGATTTAAAAACGCTGCCACTCAAATTACCACAAACGAACAGTTTTTGCCGATTGTGGCTGAAACAAGTGATAATAATGTGAATTTAGATTATATTTTCGAACCTTCTAAAATAGAAATTATTGAAGGTTTAATTCCTAAATCATTAAAAACACAATTGTACAAAGCGGTACGTGATTCTTTTGCTTCAGAGCACGGAGCACGAATGACCGCTATGCACAAAGCAACTGATAACGCTACTGAGTTGCGTGATGATTTATTGTTAACTTATAACAAAGCACGTCAAGCTGCTATTACAAACGAGATTTTAGAAATTGTTGGTGGAGCGGAGGCATTAAACAATTAA
- a CDS encoding DUF1801 domain-containing protein, giving the protein MQYKATSVDDYIDQIPEERQEPVKKLRKTILENLPKGFEEGINYSMIGYYVPHSKYPDGYHCDPKLPLPFMNVASQKNSINLYHSGIYAKKELLDWFVSEYPKHCKRKLDMGKSCIRFKKIDEIPYELIEELVKKMTADEWIEIYEKVIKK; this is encoded by the coding sequence ATGCAATACAAAGCAACATCGGTCGACGATTATATCGATCAAATACCAGAAGAAAGACAAGAGCCAGTTAAAAAACTAAGAAAAACAATTTTAGAAAACCTCCCCAAAGGGTTTGAAGAAGGTATTAATTACAGTATGATTGGATATTATGTACCCCATTCCAAATATCCGGATGGATACCATTGCGACCCAAAGCTGCCTTTACCCTTTATGAATGTAGCTTCGCAAAAAAACTCCATTAATTTGTATCATAGTGGAATTTATGCTAAAAAAGAATTGTTGGATTGGTTTGTAAGTGAATATCCCAAACATTGTAAACGAAAATTAGATATGGGTAAAAGTTGTATTCGTTTTAAAAAAATAGATGAAATTCCTTATGAGCTCATCGAAGAGTTAGTTAAAAAAATGACAGCTGATGAGTGGATAGAAATTTATGAAAAAGTTATAAAAAAATAA
- a CDS encoding VOC family protein produces MKKRVTGIGGLFFKTEDPTATKDWYKKHLGFNTDQWGCTFWWKDEEGNKCSTQWSPFKKDTNYFEPSKKDFMFNYRVENLVELLEALKKEGVTVIDKFEEYEYGKFGWIVDLDGNKIELWEPIDAAFL; encoded by the coding sequence ATGAAAAAACGAGTAACAGGTATTGGAGGTCTATTTTTTAAAACTGAAGATCCCACAGCGACAAAAGATTGGTATAAAAAACATTTAGGCTTTAATACAGACCAATGGGGTTGTACTTTTTGGTGGAAAGACGAAGAAGGCAATAAATGTTCCACACAATGGAGTCCTTTTAAAAAAGATACTAATTATTTTGAGCCTTCCAAAAAAGATTTTATGTTCAATTATAGAGTAGAAAATTTAGTTGAACTTTTAGAGGCTTTAAAAAAAGAAGGTGTTACCGTTATTGACAAATTTGAGGAATATGAATATGGAAAGTTCGGTTGGATAGTAGATTTAGATGGTAATAAAATTGAGCTTTGGGAACCAATAGATGCCGCTTTTTTATAA
- a CDS encoding 2-hydroxyacid dehydrogenase — MKILFLDSNHPILKKSLENLGFTCDEDFTSPKKSIEEKIKDYQGLIIRSRFTIDKTFIDSTKNLKFIARVGAGLENIDTEYAKSKNIELIAAPEGNRNAVGEHTLGMLLSLFNKLNKADKEVREGKWLREANRGLELDGKTIGIIGYGNMGKSFAKKLRGFNVEVLCYDIKPNVGDENATQVGLKVLQQKADVISLHTPQTPLTINIINAEFINAFAKPFWLINTARGKNVVTADLVDALKSSKILGAGLDVLEYEKSSFEDLFTENKMPDAFQYLIKAENVILSPHVAGWTTESHKKLAQTIVDKVKAKFS, encoded by the coding sequence ATGAAAATACTTTTTTTAGACAGTAACCATCCCATACTAAAAAAGAGTTTAGAAAACTTGGGGTTTACCTGTGATGAAGACTTCACTTCACCCAAAAAAAGTATTGAAGAAAAAATTAAAGACTACCAAGGTTTAATTATTCGAAGTCGTTTTACTATTGATAAAACATTTATAGACAGCACCAAAAATTTAAAATTTATTGCTCGTGTAGGTGCTGGTCTGGAAAATATTGATACAGAATATGCCAAGTCGAAAAATATTGAGCTTATTGCAGCACCAGAAGGGAATAGAAATGCCGTTGGGGAACATACGCTGGGCATGTTACTCTCATTATTTAACAAACTCAATAAAGCCGATAAAGAAGTAAGAGAAGGGAAATGGCTTAGAGAAGCGAATCGCGGACTAGAATTAGACGGAAAAACTATTGGTATAATAGGTTACGGTAATATGGGAAAATCCTTTGCCAAAAAACTACGAGGATTTAACGTTGAAGTGCTTTGTTATGATATAAAACCAAACGTGGGTGATGAAAATGCAACTCAAGTCGGATTAAAAGTACTGCAACAAAAAGCCGATGTTATAAGTTTGCACACTCCACAAACACCGTTAACTATTAATATAATAAATGCAGAATTTATCAATGCCTTTGCCAAACCGTTTTGGCTTATCAATACCGCTAGGGGCAAAAACGTGGTGACAGCTGATTTGGTAGATGCCTTAAAGTCGAGCAAAATTTTGGGAGCTGGACTGGACGTGTTGGAATACGAAAAATCATCTTTTGAGGATTTATTTACGGAAAACAAAATGCCTGATGCCTTTCAATATTTGATAAAAGCAGAGAATGTAATTCTATCGCCACATGTGGCTGGCTGGACAACAGAGAGCCATAAAAAACTTGCCCAAACTATAGTTGATAAGGTAAAAGCAAAATTTTCTTAA
- the atpB gene encoding F0F1 ATP synthase subunit A: MQINTFRIFLLALLFSVSLNGFASAEEKTSDEKFDPKEMIMHHVKDAHGFHLWDWNGHPVSISLPVILWTDNGLTTFMSSEFHHDYSGKHIVEKNGQKFVNLHEKIYQLNDGETSVTFDAEHHPTNASKPLDFSITRNVFMMWVSVLVLLLIFIGAARRYKKSENFVPKGIASFVEPLVVFVRDEIAVPMIGEKTYKRYMPYLLTIFFFVWINNIFGLIPIINGANVSGNIAFTFTLALFTFIITTLVGNKNYWKHIFWMPGVPVPMKIFLMPIEIIGMLVKPISLMIRLFANITAGHIIILALMSLIFVFKSMAVAPVSVAFALFITVIEIIVTAIQAYIFTVLSALYFGMATEEEHH; encoded by the coding sequence ATGCAAATCAATACCTTTAGAATTTTTTTACTAGCACTATTATTCTCTGTTTCACTTAACGGATTTGCTTCTGCTGAAGAAAAAACTAGCGACGAAAAGTTTGATCCTAAAGAAATGATTATGCATCACGTAAAAGATGCTCATGGCTTTCACCTTTGGGATTGGAACGGTCACCCAGTTTCCATTTCACTTCCCGTAATTTTATGGACAGATAATGGCTTAACAACATTTATGTCTTCAGAATTTCATCATGACTATTCTGGCAAGCACATTGTAGAAAAGAATGGTCAAAAATTTGTAAATCTTCACGAAAAAATTTATCAGTTAAATGATGGCGAAACTTCAGTTACTTTTGATGCTGAACACCATCCTACAAATGCCTCGAAACCTTTAGACTTTTCTATAACCAGAAATGTATTCATGATGTGGGTTTCCGTATTGGTTTTACTACTTATTTTTATTGGTGCAGCTAGACGTTATAAAAAATCAGAAAATTTTGTACCAAAAGGTATTGCCAGTTTTGTTGAGCCTTTAGTGGTTTTTGTAAGAGATGAAATTGCAGTACCCATGATTGGCGAAAAAACTTATAAAAGATATATGCCTTATTTATTAACCATCTTCTTCTTTGTTTGGATTAATAATATATTTGGTTTAATACCTATTATAAATGGAGCAAACGTTAGTGGTAATATTGCCTTTACGTTTACCTTAGCACTATTTACATTTATAATAACAACATTGGTAGGTAATAAAAACTATTGGAAACATATTTTTTGGATGCCGGGCGTACCTGTGCCCATGAAAATTTTTCTTATGCCAATAGAAATTATTGGAATGTTGGTAAAACCAATCTCTTTAATGATACGTTTGTTTGCTAACATTACTGCAGGTCATATCATTATATTAGCATTAATGTCCTTAATTTTTGTATTTAAATCAATGGCGGTAGCACCTGTTTCCGTTGCTTTTGCATTATTTATTACAGTTATTGAAATTATCGTAACGGCTATACAAGCCTATATATTTACAGTATTGTCTGCCCTTTATTTTGGGATGGCAACAGAAGAAGAACATCATTAA
- a CDS encoding F0F1 ATP synthase subunit B, with protein MDLVTPGFGLVFWTGITFLILLFLLRKFAWKPILGAVSEREDSIKNALLEADKARQEMQNLKSDNEKILKEARAERDAMLKEAREMKNNVISEAKDEAKAQANKIIEQAKSTIQNEKLAAITDLKNQVADLSIDIAEKVLKEQLSNKDKQEKLVESMLTEVKLN; from the coding sequence ATGGATTTAGTAACTCCCGGATTTGGACTCGTTTTTTGGACTGGTATAACCTTTCTTATTTTATTGTTTCTTCTTAGAAAGTTTGCTTGGAAACCTATTTTAGGTGCAGTAAGCGAAAGAGAGGATTCTATAAAAAATGCATTATTAGAAGCTGATAAAGCCCGTCAGGAAATGCAAAATTTAAAATCTGACAATGAAAAAATTTTAAAGGAAGCCCGTGCAGAAAGAGATGCCATGCTTAAGGAAGCCAGAGAGATGAAAAATAATGTAATCTCAGAAGCAAAAGATGAAGCCAAAGCACAAGCCAATAAAATTATTGAGCAGGCTAAAAGTACAATTCAAAACGAAAAACTAGCTGCAATAACTGATTTAAAAAATCAAGTAGCAGATCTTTCTATAGACATCGCAGAAAAAGTATTAAAAGAACAACTTTCTAACAAAGACAAACAAGAAAAATTGGTAGAAAGCATGTTGACTGAAGTAAAATTGAATTAA
- a CDS encoding CBS domain-containing protein has translation MKNKEPVSKIMTKNVITIDKNEKLPEADKLLRKYNIRHVPVIENDKIVGMLSLTDLSRISFADNYDDEQSIDDSIYSMLSVAQIMASNPVKVSPDTSIKDVASLLANKEFHALPVVENQQIVGIVTTTDLLNYLVERC, from the coding sequence ATGAAAAATAAAGAGCCTGTATCCAAAATTATGACTAAAAATGTAATTACCATTGACAAAAACGAGAAATTGCCTGAAGCGGACAAATTGCTAAGAAAATATAATATAAGACATGTCCCTGTTATAGAAAATGATAAAATAGTTGGTATGTTAAGTTTAACCGACTTGTCAAGAATTAGCTTTGCTGATAATTATGACGACGAACAATCAATTGATGACTCTATTTATAGTATGCTTTCGGTAGCACAGATTATGGCTAGTAACCCAGTAAAAGTTTCTCCAGACACTTCTATTAAAGATGTAGCTTCGCTTTTGGCAAATAAAGAGTTTCATGCTCTTCCTGTTGTTGAAAATCAGCAAATAGTTGGTATAGTCACCACTACTGATTTGTTAAATTATTTAGTAGAAAGATGCTAA
- a CDS encoding sulfite exporter TauE/SafE family protein, giving the protein MTYLDILNSYNLSTLQWISVLLAVFLLGLSKSGIKGIGILIVVILAFVFGEKASTGILLPMLIVADIFAVIYYNRHAQWKYIIKLMPWMIVGVLVGVWVGNDISEVLFKRLMAIIIIASVLILFYTEKRKSSTIPTHIAFSSSAGFLAGFTTMIGNLAGPISNIYFLAIKLPKNEFIGTAAWLFFIINVFKLPFHFFVWKTVSKETLIVNSVLIPAVILGFFMGVLIVKKISNLNYRRFILIVTTIGALVMLFR; this is encoded by the coding sequence ATGACCTATCTCGATATATTAAACTCATACAACTTATCCACATTACAATGGATATCAGTATTGTTAGCCGTCTTTTTGCTAGGACTGTCAAAATCTGGCATCAAAGGTATTGGTATTCTAATTGTTGTCATTTTAGCTTTTGTTTTCGGTGAAAAGGCCTCAACTGGAATATTATTGCCTATGCTAATTGTTGCGGACATTTTTGCCGTAATTTATTATAATAGGCATGCTCAATGGAAATATATTATAAAATTAATGCCATGGATGATTGTTGGTGTCTTGGTTGGCGTTTGGGTGGGTAATGACATTTCTGAGGTTTTATTTAAAAGGCTTATGGCAATAATTATAATTGCCTCGGTATTAATTCTGTTCTATACAGAAAAAAGAAAATCATCAACAATCCCGACGCACATTGCTTTTTCAAGCTCTGCTGGCTTCTTAGCAGGATTTACAACAATGATAGGAAATTTAGCTGGACCAATTTCTAACATATACTTCCTCGCCATAAAATTACCTAAGAATGAATTTATTGGTACAGCAGCGTGGTTATTTTTTATTATTAATGTATTTAAATTACCCTTTCATTTTTTTGTATGGAAAACGGTGAGCAAAGAAACATTAATAGTCAATTCAGTTCTTATCCCTGCAGTAATTTTAGGCTTTTTCATGGGTGTATTAATAGTCAAAAAAATATCGAACCTTAATTATAGAAGATTTATTTTAATTGTTACTACGATTGGTGCTTTGGTAATGCTGTTTCGATAA
- a CDS encoding zinc-dependent peptidase: protein MIELVSLVFGSTNLTRYVMFPNVMYGAQRAMIAENFSFYNNLSTIDKRYFEHRVLKFIDAHNFIGRDGVVITKKMELLIASTAVMLTFGMRRYLFSQFENIVIYPKNYLSKVTNKRHQGETNPRLGTIVFSWDNFMDGIEIEDNNLNLGLHELTHAMHFSFLREQSFTSVVFLDHFKALLNRMKDKKLQRKIVKSGYLRQYGFRNQFEFLSVVVEHFFETPHEFNQKLPEVYTMVKQMMNLDTLKMASKRSA, encoded by the coding sequence TTGATAGAACTTGTAAGCCTAGTGTTTGGGTCAACTAATTTGACCCGTTACGTTATGTTCCCTAATGTTATGTATGGAGCACAAAGGGCTATGATTGCCGAAAATTTCAGCTTTTATAATAATTTATCTACTATAGATAAACGCTATTTTGAACACAGAGTTTTAAAATTTATTGATGCTCATAATTTTATAGGTAGAGATGGGGTAGTGATTACCAAAAAAATGGAACTTTTAATTGCTTCTACTGCTGTAATGCTCACTTTTGGTATGAGGAGATACTTATTTTCTCAATTCGAAAATATAGTTATTTATCCTAAAAATTACCTTTCTAAAGTTACCAATAAGCGTCACCAGGGAGAAACCAATCCTAGATTGGGAACTATAGTTTTCTCATGGGATAATTTTATGGATGGTATAGAGATTGAAGATAATAATTTAAATCTAGGCTTGCATGAATTAACACATGCCATGCACTTTAGTTTTTTAAGAGAGCAGAGTTTTACTTCGGTTGTGTTTTTAGATCACTTTAAGGCACTTTTAAATAGAATGAAAGATAAGAAATTACAACGTAAAATTGTAAAATCAGGCTATTTAAGACAATATGGTTTTAGAAATCAGTTTGAGTTTTTATCGGTTGTAGTAGAACACTTTTTTGAAACTCCGCATGAGTTTAACCAAAAACTACCAGAAGTCTATACGATGGTAAAGCAAATGATGAATTTAGATACCCTTAAAATGGCATCGAAGCGTTCCGCATAA
- the atpH gene encoding ATP synthase F1 subunit delta: MKESRAAIRYAKAVLSLSLDLRNADTINDDMHSIANTIEGSKELQVMLSSPIIKIKVKKAALLSIFKNLNTTSISLIDQLIDNKRLPILAQIAKQYTLIYDLHKGAQVAKVTTAVPLTKALEEKVLAKIKEIVGKKVHIENTIDPSIIGGFILRVGDQQFDASISGKINNLRREFEHNLYVPKF, translated from the coding sequence ATGAAAGAATCTAGAGCTGCGATAAGATATGCCAAAGCGGTTTTAAGTCTATCCTTAGACTTAAGAAATGCTGATACCATAAATGATGATATGCATTCTATCGCCAATACCATTGAAGGCAGTAAAGAATTGCAAGTGATGTTGAGTAGTCCTATTATCAAAATAAAGGTTAAAAAAGCTGCCCTGTTATCAATATTTAAAAATCTTAATACAACATCAATAAGCTTAATAGATCAACTAATTGACAATAAAAGATTACCCATATTGGCTCAAATTGCAAAACAATATACTCTCATTTATGACCTTCACAAAGGTGCTCAAGTAGCAAAAGTTACTACGGCTGTTCCGTTGACTAAGGCGTTAGAAGAAAAAGTATTGGCTAAAATTAAAGAAATTGTAGGCAAAAAAGTACATATAGAAAATACCATAGACCCATCAATTATTGGTGGGTTTATTTTGCGTGTTGGAGATCAACAGTTTGACGCAAGTATTTCAGGAAAAATAAATAATTTACGTAGGGAATTTGAACATAATCTTTACGTACCAAAGTTTTAA
- a CDS encoding AtpZ/AtpI family protein has protein sequence MSSNNETNNSNNEIKNNNEKPKKQLNTYARYSGIAIQMFAIIGIGSFAGVKLDELYPNKHNIYTIILSLVSVLISIYFVIRQITSASKDDN, from the coding sequence ATGAGCAGCAACAACGAAACCAACAACAGCAACAACGAAATCAAGAACAACAACGAAAAGCCGAAAAAACAGCTTAACACCTACGCAAGATATTCTGGTATAGCCATACAAATGTTTGCTATTATTGGTATTGGTTCATTTGCTGGTGTAAAACTGGATGAACTTTATCCAAACAAACACAATATATATACAATTATATTATCTTTGGTCTCTGTTTTAATTTCAATCTACTTTGTAATTAGACAAATAACCTCGGCTTCTAAAGATGATAATTAA
- the atpA gene encoding F0F1 ATP synthase subunit alpha, producing MATINPAEVSAILKQQLAGFDGKASLDEVGTVLQIGDGIARVYGLANVQYGELVEFEGGLEGMVLNLEEDNVGVVLLGDSTEIKEGATVKRTERISSLRVGEGIVGRVVNTLGEPIDGKGPITGKTYEMPLERKAPGVIYREPVTEPLQTGIKAIDAMIPVGRGQRELIIGDRQTGKSTVALDTILNQKEFYDAGEPVYCIYVAIGQKGSNVAAIASMFEERGALAYTTIVAANASDPAPMQVYAPMAGAAIGEYFRDTGRPALIIYDDLSKQAVAYREISLLLRRPPGREAYPGDVFYLHSRLLERSAKIINDDTIAQQMNDVPDSIKDLVKGGGSLTALPIIETQAGDVSAYIPTNVISITDGQIFLESDLFNSGVRPAINVGISVSRVGGNAQIKSMKKVAGTLKLDQAQYRELEAFAKFGSDLDAATMNVIEKGKRNVEILKQAQNDPFTVEDQVAIIYAGSKNLLRDVPVEKVKEFEKEFLHYLNAKHRDTLDTLKSGKLTDEALAVLENTAKELSAKYN from the coding sequence ATGGCAACAATAAATCCAGCTGAAGTATCAGCAATTTTAAAACAACAATTAGCAGGTTTTGATGGTAAGGCATCTTTAGATGAAGTAGGTACCGTATTACAAATAGGTGATGGTATTGCACGTGTTTACGGTCTAGCCAACGTACAGTATGGTGAATTGGTTGAATTCGAAGGCGGATTGGAAGGTATGGTATTGAACCTAGAAGAAGACAATGTTGGTGTTGTATTATTAGGAGACTCAACCGAAATTAAAGAAGGTGCCACTGTTAAACGTACGGAAAGAATATCATCATTACGTGTAGGAGAAGGTATTGTGGGAAGAGTTGTAAACACTTTAGGTGAGCCCATTGACGGAAAAGGACCAATTACGGGTAAAACTTATGAAATGCCTTTAGAGCGTAAAGCTCCAGGTGTAATTTATCGTGAGCCTGTTACTGAACCGTTACAAACTGGTATCAAAGCTATTGACGCTATGATTCCCGTGGGTAGAGGTCAACGTGAATTGATTATTGGTGACCGTCAAACAGGTAAATCAACTGTTGCTTTAGATACCATTTTAAATCAAAAAGAATTTTATGACGCAGGTGAGCCGGTATATTGTATCTATGTTGCTATAGGTCAAAAAGGATCAAACGTTGCAGCTATCGCCAGTATGTTTGAAGAACGTGGTGCATTGGCTTATACAACTATTGTAGCCGCAAATGCTTCTGACCCAGCACCTATGCAAGTATATGCTCCAATGGCAGGTGCTGCTATTGGTGAATATTTTAGAGATACCGGTCGTCCGGCATTAATTATATATGATGATTTATCTAAACAAGCAGTAGCTTATCGTGAGATTTCGTTGTTGTTAAGAAGACCCCCAGGTCGTGAAGCATACCCAGGTGATGTATTTTATTTACACTCAAGATTACTAGAACGTTCAGCAAAGATCATTAATGATGATACTATTGCTCAGCAAATGAACGATGTACCTGATTCTATAAAAGATTTAGTAAAAGGTGGTGGTTCTTTAACCGCATTACCAATTATTGAAACACAGGCTGGTGACGTATCAGCATATATTCCAACAAACGTAATTTCGATTACGGACGGACAAATATTTTTAGAATCTGATTTATTTAACTCCGGTGTAAGACCAGCGATTAATGTAGGTATTTCTGTATCTCGTGTGGGTGGTAATGCTCAAATTAAATCAATGAAAAAAGTAGCGGGTACTTTGAAGTTAGACCAAGCTCAATATCGTGAATTAGAAGCTTTTGCAAAATTTGGTTCTGATTTAGATGCTGCTACGATGAATGTAATTGAAAAAGGTAAGCGAAATGTTGAGATTCTAAAACAGGCTCAAAACGATCCTTTTACAGTTGAAGATCAAGTAGCAATTATTTATGCAGGGTCTAAAAACTTGCTGAGAGATGTTCCCGTAGAGAAAGTAAAAGAATTTGAAAAAGAGTTTTTACATTATTTAAATGCAAAACACAGAGACACATTAGACACTCTAAAATCAGGTAAATTAACTGATGAGGCACTTGCTGTATTAGAAAATACTGCTAAAGAATTATCTGCGAAGTATAATTAA
- the atpE gene encoding ATP synthase F0 subunit C — translation MDVGSIAAIGAGLAAIGAGIGIGKIGGQAMEAMARQPEMHGKIQSSALILAAFVEAVALFAVVVSFLK, via the coding sequence ATGGACGTAGGATCTATCGCAGCTATTGGAGCTGGTTTAGCGGCTATTGGAGCTGGTATCGGTATTGGTAAAATTGGAGGGCAAGCGATGGAAGCCATGGCACGTCAACCAGAAATGCATGGAAAGATTCAATCTTCTGCTTTAATTTTAGCTGCCTTCGTTGAGGCGGTTGCGTTATTTGCGGTGGTAGTATCATTTCTTAAGTAA